From Actinopolyspora lacussalsi, a single genomic window includes:
- a CDS encoding putative ABC transport system ATP-binding protein (product_source=KO:K02003; cath_funfam=3.40.50.300; cog=COG1136; ko=KO:K02003; pfam=PF00005; smart=SM00382; superfamily=52540), with translation MSFPNGSQQPAAVPSEQGGVNGQQGFAGQLAEPESATSGSALVKVYGSGEAGVRALDNVDIGFAGGRFSAIMGPSGSGKSTLMHCLAGLDTPTSGRVMLGETDLTGLSDKQLTLTRRDRIGFLFQSFNLLPTLTAEQNILLPLELSGRKPDRQWLNELTESLGIDQRLRHRPSELSGGQQQRVAVARALITRPEVVFADEPTGALDSKSGANLLEFLRGSVRQFGQTVVMVTHDPVAASHADSVVLLADGNIAGRIEEPTQEAVLDSLRRLGG, from the coding sequence GTGAGTTTCCCGAACGGGTCGCAGCAACCCGCGGCCGTCCCTTCGGAACAGGGCGGAGTCAACGGACAGCAAGGCTTCGCCGGACAACTCGCCGAACCGGAATCGGCGACCAGCGGATCGGCACTGGTCAAGGTATACGGCAGCGGTGAGGCCGGAGTTCGCGCGCTGGACAACGTCGACATCGGCTTCGCGGGCGGACGGTTCAGCGCGATCATGGGGCCCTCCGGTTCCGGCAAGTCCACCCTGATGCACTGCCTGGCCGGGTTGGACACCCCTACCTCGGGTCGGGTGATGCTGGGAGAGACCGACCTGACCGGTCTCTCGGACAAGCAGCTCACCCTCACGCGACGTGACAGGATCGGCTTCCTGTTCCAGTCGTTCAACCTGCTGCCCACCCTGACGGCGGAGCAGAACATCCTGCTGCCGCTGGAGCTGTCCGGTCGCAAACCCGACCGGCAGTGGCTGAACGAACTCACCGAGTCGTTGGGCATCGACCAGCGGTTGCGCCACCGGCCCAGCGAACTCTCCGGCGGGCAGCAGCAGCGGGTCGCGGTGGCCCGCGCCCTGATCACGCGCCCCGAGGTCGTCTTCGCCGACGAACCCACCGGTGCGCTGGACTCGAAGTCCGGCGCGAACCTGCTGGAGTTCCTGCGCGGCTCGGTACGCCAGTTCGGCCAGACCGTGGTGATGGTCACCCACGACCCGGTCGCCGCGTCCCACGCGGACAGCGTGGTGCTGCTGGCCGACGGCAACATCGCGGGCCGGATCGAGGAGCCCACGCAGGAAGCGGTGCTCGACTCGCTGCGCCGGTTGGGTGGGTGA
- a CDS encoding cation-transporting P-type ATPase A/B/Cu+-exporting ATPase (product_source=KO:K12949/KO:K17686; cath_funfam=2.70.150.10,3.30.70.100,3.40.50.1000; cog=COG2217; ko=KO:K12949,KO:K17686; pfam=PF00122,PF00403,PF00702; superfamily=55008,56784,81653; tigrfam=TIGR01525; transmembrane_helix_parts=Inside_1_109,TMhelix_110_130,Outside_131_139,TMhelix_140_162,Inside_163_174,TMhelix_175_197,Outside_198_211,TMhelix_212_229,Inside_230_366,TMhelix_367_389,Outside_390_398,TMhelix_399_421,Inside_422_712,TMhelix_713_735,Outside_736_761) — protein sequence MTTSADTSTESAEQQRGSAEQQRSVELAVSGMTCAACANRVERKLNKLDGVHASVNYAAARASVTAPAGAADELLTETVTKAGYGAEVLRPAEESPDDSRARLRDLWRRLVVSVVLFVPLADLAILFTVLPEARFPGWQWLIIVLALPVAGWAAWPFHRAALRNARHGSSSMDTLVSIGITAASVWSLYAMFAPSAAPADASGLWLLLNTDGAAYLEVAAGVTTFVLAGRYFEAKAQRRAGGALRALARLGAKTALVRDEDGTHREVPVERLRVGDRFVTRPGGTIATDGRVVRGGAAVDRSSMTGESVPAEVVEGDEVTGGTTVATGWLLTEATRVGRDTQLAGMMRLVEQAQSGKAAVQRLADRISAYFVPAVLGLAVLTLLGWLLLGGSAERSFTAALSVLVIACPCALGLATPTALMAASGRGAQLGIFLKGYQALESTRTVDTVVFDKTGTVTTGSMTLGEVYCVAGVARSEVLRLVGGLEHASEHAVAAAITSAARAELGEGVELPAVEGFANDPGLGAHGEVDGHHMLAGRAKLFTDNGITVPEDVRRHHAEWQHGGRTTVLVARDGVVVAVLGLADAVKPSAPAAVAELRRLGMRTVLLTGDNEATARSVAEEVGIGEVVADVLPDQKVEAIEGLRAEGRRVAMVGDGVNDAPALATAELGLAVGAGTDVAISAADLILVREELTAVPDSVKLARRTLGTIRGNLVWAFGYNLAAVPLAVCGLLNPLIAGAAMALSSAFVVSNSLRLRRFTPA from the coding sequence ATGACGACGTCCGCGGACACCTCAACCGAGTCCGCCGAACAGCAACGCGGCTCCGCCGAACAGCAACGCAGCGTCGAGCTGGCCGTCAGCGGCATGACCTGTGCGGCGTGCGCCAACAGGGTGGAGCGCAAGCTCAACAAACTCGACGGTGTGCACGCCAGCGTCAACTACGCCGCCGCCCGTGCCAGCGTCACCGCCCCGGCGGGCGCCGCCGACGAGTTGCTGACCGAGACGGTGACCAAGGCAGGCTACGGGGCCGAGGTGCTGCGCCCAGCCGAGGAGAGCCCGGACGACTCTCGTGCCCGGCTGCGCGATCTGTGGCGCAGGCTCGTCGTCTCGGTCGTGCTGTTCGTGCCGCTGGCCGACCTGGCGATCCTGTTCACGGTGCTTCCCGAAGCCCGCTTCCCCGGTTGGCAGTGGCTGATCATCGTGCTCGCGCTTCCCGTGGCGGGCTGGGCCGCCTGGCCGTTCCACCGCGCCGCGCTGCGCAACGCCCGGCACGGTTCCTCCTCGATGGACACGCTGGTCTCCATCGGGATCACCGCGGCGAGCGTGTGGTCGCTCTACGCGATGTTCGCGCCGAGCGCTGCGCCCGCCGACGCCTCCGGGCTGTGGCTGCTGCTCAACACCGACGGTGCCGCTTACCTGGAAGTGGCGGCCGGAGTGACCACCTTCGTGCTGGCCGGACGCTACTTCGAGGCCAAGGCGCAGCGCAGAGCGGGCGGCGCGCTGCGCGCCCTCGCCCGGCTCGGAGCCAAGACCGCTCTGGTGCGGGACGAGGACGGCACGCACCGGGAGGTGCCGGTCGAACGACTGCGGGTCGGGGATCGGTTCGTCACCCGCCCCGGCGGAACCATCGCCACCGACGGGCGCGTGGTGCGTGGCGGCGCCGCCGTGGACCGCAGCTCGATGACCGGGGAGTCGGTGCCCGCCGAGGTCGTCGAGGGCGACGAGGTCACCGGAGGAACCACGGTCGCGACCGGCTGGTTGCTCACCGAGGCCACCAGGGTCGGCCGGGACACCCAGCTCGCGGGGATGATGCGACTGGTCGAACAGGCGCAGAGCGGCAAGGCCGCCGTCCAGCGGTTGGCCGACCGGATCTCGGCCTACTTCGTGCCCGCCGTGCTCGGGCTGGCCGTGCTGACGTTGCTCGGCTGGCTGCTGCTCGGCGGCTCGGCCGAGCGCTCCTTCACGGCCGCGCTCTCGGTGCTGGTCATCGCGTGTCCGTGCGCGCTGGGACTGGCCACGCCGACCGCGCTGATGGCCGCTTCCGGACGTGGTGCGCAGCTCGGCATCTTCCTCAAGGGGTATCAGGCCCTGGAGTCCACCAGGACGGTCGACACGGTGGTGTTCGACAAGACCGGCACGGTCACCACCGGCAGCATGACCCTCGGGGAGGTGTACTGCGTCGCCGGTGTGGCGCGGTCCGAGGTGCTTCGACTGGTGGGCGGACTGGAGCACGCCTCCGAACACGCGGTCGCCGCCGCGATCACCTCCGCCGCGCGCGCCGAGCTCGGGGAAGGCGTGGAACTGCCCGCTGTCGAGGGGTTCGCCAACGATCCCGGACTGGGCGCGCACGGCGAGGTGGACGGACACCACATGCTGGCGGGCAGGGCGAAGCTGTTCACCGACAACGGGATCACCGTTCCGGAGGACGTGCGGCGACACCACGCGGAGTGGCAGCACGGCGGGAGGACCACCGTCCTCGTCGCGCGGGACGGAGTCGTGGTGGCGGTGCTCGGGCTCGCCGACGCGGTCAAGCCCTCGGCCCCGGCCGCCGTGGCCGAGCTGCGGCGGCTCGGGATGCGGACCGTGCTGTTGACCGGTGACAACGAGGCCACGGCTCGTTCCGTCGCCGAGGAGGTGGGGATCGGCGAGGTCGTCGCCGACGTGCTCCCGGATCAGAAGGTCGAGGCGATCGAAGGACTGCGCGCCGAAGGGCGCCGGGTGGCGATGGTCGGCGACGGGGTCAACGACGCGCCCGCACTGGCCACGGCGGAACTGGGGCTCGCGGTGGGGGCGGGCACGGATGTGGCCATCTCGGCGGCCGATCTCATCCTGGTCCGCGAGGAGCTGACGGCGGTGCCGGACTCCGTGAAACTCGCCAGGCGGACGCTCGGCACCATCCGGGGCAACCTGGTCTGGGCGTTCGGCTACAACCTGGCCGCCGTGCCGTTGGCCGTGTGCGGACTGCTCAACCCGCTGATCGCGGGCGCGGCCATGGCGCTGTCCTCGGCCTTCGTCGTCTCCAACAGTCTGCGGTTGCGCCGGTTCACCCCCGCGTGA
- a CDS encoding putative anti-sigma-YlaC factor YlaD (product_source=COG5660; cog=COG5660; pfam=PF13490; transmembrane_helix_parts=Inside_1_84,TMhelix_85_107,Outside_108_126,TMhelix_127_144,Inside_145_150,TMhelix_151_173,Outside_174_182,TMhelix_183_202,Inside_203_248): MTSVEILSAELDGAATEEQRRLVRQHLAGCAECERRRAGFDELHRAVRIMPAEPGPDVTGAVLPALRPRSLDRLRGAAGRRPRTALRWLLALVAAVQLGVALLQLTGVGVRVGDGARSTMPHIDHETGAWNAAVAVALAWVALRARHAAAHLPVLASFTGVLGALCLVDLVTGRVGPERVISHLPVLLGLVLVAVLALLHGSDRVPASGSRSPGEGAERGVAEHTTTSALDGGRTESSPPPVAYRESA; encoded by the coding sequence GTGACGAGTGTCGAGATCCTCTCCGCCGAGCTCGACGGGGCGGCCACCGAGGAGCAGCGTCGACTGGTGCGGCAGCACCTGGCGGGCTGTGCCGAGTGCGAACGGCGCCGAGCTGGTTTCGACGAGTTGCACCGGGCGGTGCGGATCATGCCCGCCGAGCCCGGCCCCGACGTCACCGGAGCCGTGCTGCCGGCCCTGCGGCCCCGGTCGCTGGATCGGCTGCGCGGTGCGGCGGGGAGGCGACCGCGAACCGCCCTGCGCTGGTTGCTGGCACTGGTGGCGGCGGTTCAGTTGGGGGTGGCCCTGCTGCAGCTCACCGGTGTCGGAGTTCGCGTGGGCGATGGGGCCCGGTCGACGATGCCGCACATCGATCACGAGACGGGCGCCTGGAACGCTGCGGTGGCGGTCGCGTTGGCCTGGGTGGCGCTGCGTGCCAGGCACGCGGCCGCGCACCTGCCGGTGCTGGCGAGTTTCACCGGCGTGCTCGGCGCGTTGTGCCTGGTGGATCTGGTCACCGGCCGCGTCGGCCCCGAACGGGTGATTTCACACCTGCCGGTGCTGCTCGGGCTGGTACTGGTGGCGGTGCTGGCGCTGCTGCACGGCTCGGACCGGGTGCCCGCGAGCGGGAGCCGCTCCCCCGGCGAGGGTGCCGAGCGCGGGGTGGCGGAGCACACCACCACGAGCGCGCTCGACGGAGGGAGGACCGAGTCGTCCCCGCCGCCCGTGGCGTACCGGGAGAGCGCGTGA
- a CDS encoding RNA polymerase sigma-70 factor (ECF subfamily) (product_source=KO:K03088; cath_funfam=1.10.10.10,1.10.1740.10; cog=COG1595; ko=KO:K03088; pfam=PF04542,PF08281; superfamily=88659,88946; tigrfam=TIGR02937) produces the protein MDDQELTRCALAAKQGDTDAATRFVHGTQRQVWQLLRHLADAHVAEDLTQECYLRAFRSLATYRGRSSARTWLLSIARRVAADHIRHRDRRPRTADIDDWQLAAERVQPRILSIPEGYALRSALEALDERRREAFVLTQLVGLSYEETAEVAGCRTGTIRSRVARARADLVDRLHEYDTDHSASSRGS, from the coding sequence GTGGACGACCAGGAACTCACACGCTGCGCGCTGGCGGCGAAACAGGGGGACACCGACGCCGCGACCAGGTTCGTGCACGGCACGCAGCGTCAGGTCTGGCAGTTGCTGCGGCATCTGGCGGACGCGCACGTCGCGGAGGATCTCACCCAGGAGTGCTACCTGCGCGCGTTCCGCTCACTGGCCACCTACCGCGGCCGCTCCTCGGCGCGCACCTGGCTGCTGTCGATAGCTCGCAGGGTCGCCGCCGACCACATCCGGCACCGCGACCGCCGCCCACGCACGGCCGACATCGACGACTGGCAGCTCGCGGCGGAACGGGTCCAACCGCGAATCCTCTCGATACCGGAGGGATACGCGCTGCGCAGCGCACTGGAGGCCCTCGACGAACGGCGCAGGGAGGCCTTCGTGCTGACCCAGCTGGTCGGGCTCAGCTACGAGGAGACCGCCGAGGTGGCGGGCTGCCGCACCGGCACGATCCGTTCCAGGGTGGCCCGGGCACGCGCCGACCTGGTCGACCGGCTCCACGAGTATGATACGGATCACAGTGCGAGTTCCCGGGGATCGTAA
- a CDS encoding hypothetical protein (product_source=COG3553; cath_funfam=3.30.310.50; cog=COG3553; ko=KO:K09956; pfam=PF09981): MLTSQAEVTTERPQRYLSQLCKHFAHKVDSEHDEVTGRVEFDVGTCELRAEGWTLLLRARAADREGVDRVKQVIGTHLERFGTRDELEVHWTDVEGS, translated from the coding sequence ATGCTGACCTCACAGGCGGAAGTCACCACCGAACGGCCACAGCGATACCTGTCACAACTTTGCAAGCACTTCGCGCACAAGGTCGACAGCGAGCACGACGAGGTAACCGGGCGCGTGGAGTTCGACGTCGGAACGTGCGAGCTGCGGGCCGAGGGGTGGACCCTGCTGTTGCGGGCGCGTGCCGCTGACCGGGAAGGGGTCGACCGGGTCAAACAGGTGATCGGAACCCATCTGGAACGGTTCGGAACCCGAGACGAGCTGGAAGTCCACTGGACCGATGTCGAAGGGAGTTGA
- a CDS encoding putative ABC transport system permease protein (product_source=KO:K02004; cog=COG4591; ko=KO:K02004; pfam=PF02687,PF12704; superfamily=88697; transmembrane_helix_parts=Inside_1_12,TMhelix_13_35,Outside_36_267,TMhelix_268_290,Inside_291_324,TMhelix_325_347,Outside_348_361,TMhelix_362_384,Inside_385_417,TMhelix_418_440,Outside_441_449,TMhelix_450_472,Inside_473_492,TMhelix_493_515,Outside_516_730,TMhelix_731_753,Inside_754_783,TMhelix_784_806,Outside_807_820,TMhelix_821_843,Inside_844_860) produces MLRNTLLQLRHNIGRLTAAGLAIVLGVGFVAATLVFTGTMQSSVRHMVAAPNLAADVVVDDQMARVAEGSENDKRQQRLRKVRDTEGVDVAVPRTESYANASWKGERYSVELNRLPEQQALRWYELAEGSYADAADEVVLSERAADSANLSPGDTLTLQQPRYVSAREGESEKAPPKREVTVSGLVDIGSNVLTGGSRITVFAPQGLLNQLGTTEYRAIDLLLADGADTSAVLDRLRGKLDAGQYVKVRTGQQQADYAVKLFSGRVAVALNAVLLPFGAIALFVAGFVIVNTFSVLHAQRSRQYALLRCVGATRGQIRRSALFEALLVGLVTSVIGTVFGVLVSATVSWPLGLTDSPVDFGALGITPLALTAPVAAGLLVTFLASLAPAARAMRVAPLAALRPVPDEQASRRIGRARLVSAVVFTVAGAGFLLGGALLGSMTMAVPGGLVAVLGVLLFTPTLIPAVARAFGYLMRSLGPTGTLASGNAVRNPYRASSTSTALMIGVGLIVLLLTGTASARLGANEQIDQRYPVDVKIAAEERGQPVPEGVGQRLAALEGTAATAALSGASFEMERPETSMPEGASREDIPPATFHAMGIAPAKLAEISRHGAEALRQGTALAPSGILDSWGWSEGDRVELPIGEGSATFRLASTDLIRSGFLLTSSDLAATGAETSTTEIWARATSDTYTPGYTGELNSLAEESTSTPIDLGGAVQKRAQFTQVLDTLLLIVTGLLAVAVIIAVVGIANTLGLSVLERGRESALLRALGLTRGQLRGTLALEAVLLAVVGTVLGAMIGVLFAFGGVAAMFENLGLPVAFAVPWARLLLVIGCAIPAGVLASVLPARRAAKAQPAAALSEE; encoded by the coding sequence GTGCTGCGCAACACCCTGCTGCAACTGCGGCACAACATCGGACGGCTCACGGCGGCCGGACTCGCCATCGTGCTGGGCGTCGGATTCGTCGCCGCCACTCTCGTGTTCACCGGCACCATGCAGTCCTCGGTGCGGCACATGGTGGCAGCACCCAACCTGGCCGCCGACGTCGTGGTAGACGACCAAATGGCGAGGGTCGCCGAGGGGAGCGAGAACGACAAAAGACAGCAACGCCTGCGGAAGGTTCGGGACACCGAAGGTGTCGACGTGGCCGTCCCCAGGACCGAGAGCTACGCCAATGCCTCCTGGAAGGGCGAGCGGTACTCGGTGGAGCTGAACCGGCTGCCCGAGCAACAGGCACTGCGCTGGTACGAGCTCGCTGAGGGCAGCTATGCGGACGCCGCGGACGAGGTGGTGCTCAGCGAGCGCGCCGCCGACTCGGCGAATCTTTCTCCCGGAGACACCCTCACCCTCCAGCAGCCGCGATACGTCTCGGCTCGGGAGGGAGAGAGCGAGAAGGCACCGCCGAAGCGCGAGGTCACCGTCTCGGGGCTGGTCGACATCGGGAGCAACGTGCTCACGGGTGGCAGCCGCATCACGGTCTTCGCCCCCCAGGGGCTGCTGAACCAACTCGGGACAACCGAATACCGCGCGATCGACCTGCTGCTGGCCGACGGAGCCGATACCTCGGCGGTGCTCGACCGGCTGCGCGGCAAGCTCGACGCTGGCCAGTACGTCAAGGTCCGAACCGGACAGCAGCAGGCCGACTACGCGGTGAAGCTGTTCAGCGGGAGAGTGGCCGTCGCACTGAACGCCGTACTGCTGCCGTTCGGCGCGATCGCGCTGTTCGTGGCCGGGTTCGTCATCGTCAACACCTTCTCGGTGCTGCACGCCCAGCGAAGCAGGCAGTACGCACTGCTGCGCTGCGTCGGGGCCACCCGGGGACAGATCCGGCGGTCAGCGCTGTTCGAGGCACTGCTGGTGGGGCTGGTCACCTCGGTGATCGGCACGGTGTTCGGCGTGCTGGTCTCGGCCACGGTGAGCTGGCCACTGGGGCTGACCGACTCCCCGGTCGACTTCGGCGCGCTCGGTATTACCCCGCTGGCGCTGACCGCGCCCGTGGCGGCCGGACTGCTGGTGACCTTCCTGGCTTCGCTGGCCCCCGCCGCACGCGCGATGCGGGTCGCGCCGCTGGCCGCCCTGCGTCCCGTCCCCGACGAGCAGGCCTCCCGCCGGATCGGTCGAGCGCGGTTGGTGTCCGCCGTGGTGTTCACCGTGGCGGGCGCTGGTTTCCTGCTCGGCGGTGCCCTGCTCGGATCGATGACCATGGCGGTGCCCGGCGGGCTCGTGGCCGTGCTGGGAGTGCTGCTGTTCACGCCCACGCTCATTCCCGCGGTTGCCAGGGCGTTCGGCTACCTGATGCGTTCGCTCGGCCCCACGGGCACGCTCGCCAGTGGCAATGCCGTGCGCAATCCCTACCGGGCCTCCTCCACCAGTACCGCGCTGATGATCGGCGTCGGGCTGATCGTGCTGTTGCTCACCGGTACCGCCAGTGCGCGGCTCGGTGCCAACGAGCAGATCGATCAGCGCTACCCGGTGGACGTGAAGATCGCAGCCGAGGAGCGGGGCCAACCGGTTCCCGAAGGGGTGGGGCAGCGCCTCGCGGCCCTGGAGGGCACGGCCGCCACCGCCGCCCTGTCCGGCGCCAGTTTCGAGATGGAGCGGCCGGAGACGAGCATGCCCGAGGGAGCCTCCCGCGAGGACATTCCTCCCGCGACCTTCCACGCAATGGGGATCGCCCCCGCGAAGCTCGCCGAGATCTCCCGGCATGGTGCGGAGGCTCTCCGGCAGGGGACCGCCCTGGCTCCCTCCGGCATCCTCGACAGCTGGGGTTGGTCGGAAGGGGACCGTGTTGAGCTGCCCATCGGGGAGGGCTCCGCCACGTTCCGGTTGGCGTCCACCGATCTGATCCGATCCGGCTTCCTGCTGACCAGCTCCGATCTGGCTGCCACGGGGGCCGAGACCAGCACCACCGAGATCTGGGCCCGTGCCACCTCCGACACCTACACGCCGGGCTACACCGGCGAGCTGAACTCGTTGGCCGAGGAGAGCACCTCGACACCCATAGATCTCGGGGGAGCGGTGCAGAAGCGTGCGCAGTTCACCCAGGTGCTCGACACGCTGCTGCTGATCGTCACCGGTCTGCTGGCGGTCGCGGTGATCATCGCGGTGGTCGGTATCGCCAACACGCTCGGCCTGTCGGTGCTGGAACGCGGCAGGGAGTCCGCGCTGCTGCGCGCGCTCGGACTGACCCGTGGTCAACTGCGGGGAACCCTGGCGCTGGAGGCGGTGTTGCTGGCCGTGGTCGGTACCGTGCTGGGAGCCATGATCGGAGTGCTGTTCGCCTTCGGCGGGGTGGCGGCGATGTTCGAGAACCTCGGACTGCCGGTCGCGTTCGCCGTGCCCTGGGCACGATTGCTGCTGGTGATCGGCTGTGCCATACCAGCGGGCGTGTTGGCCTCGGTCCTGCCCGCCCGACGGGCTGCCAAGGCCCAACCGGCCGCGGCCCTCTCCGAGGAGTGA
- a CDS encoding putative copper resistance protein D (product_source=KO:K07245; cog=COG1276,COG3336; ko=KO:K07245; pfam=PF05425,PF09678; transmembrane_helix_parts=Inside_1_31,TMhelix_32_54,Outside_55_68,TMhelix_69_91,Inside_92_103,TMhelix_104_126,Outside_127_156,TMhelix_157_176,Inside_177_180,TMhelix_181_203,Outside_204_212,TMhelix_213_235,Inside_236_255,TMhelix_256_278,Outside_279_281,TMhelix_282_304,Inside_305_316,TMhelix_317_339,Outside_340_372,TMhelix_373_395,Inside_396_406,TMhelix_407_429,Outside_430_443,TMhelix_444_466,Inside_467_499,TMhelix_500_522,Outside_523_526,TMhelix_527_549,Inside_550_560,TMhelix_561_583,Outside_584_607,TMhelix_608_630,Inside_631_657), with amino-acid sequence MSGSAPSSRREGDEAAPSAPGVIRWGTLGTGSAVVLTTVLVLAAGRGVYAVLGYPDPGALTKLGVNLLRLVFDLAGACCLGGLVFAAFFTVPQRGGMISPDGYAALRTAGTAAWFWGVVGLLLTVFDAADSAGQSVTDSLTPGALSGLLEALDVPKAWLLSALLALVLAVACRSTLRWRTTIGLTVLAGLTLLPPVLVGHSASNGGHDFASDSMVFHVVAAALWLGVLFAVLAHARRRGANPEIVARRYRKLAATCWGVLAVSGVIGSLILAPIRMWLGTQYGALVLCKIGLLLLVGLVSVPLRRRITRSALDRHRGMLRLAGAELALLLATVGISMGMAHVPPPNLLDRDATAMDLLIGYDLPEFPSFWQLITQWRFDLLLGTAAVVLAVSYLAGVRRLRAHGQRWPVGRTVSWLAGCLAVLVASSSGVGSYAPATFGVHMTAHLLLNMLGPALLVLGTPVNLCLRALPRARRGEPYGPREWLLGIVDSPVSRWLSHPVLASLLLVGSLYALYPTGLFQLVMQEHWAHTIMNVYFLGSGYLWFWSILGIDRTPRRVPQLARLGVTLGMMPALAFFGVLVLSMSEPIAGNYYRTLDLPWSVDPMAAQQAGALIGWLGGEVPLLLVLVVLLRKWHREEGDDDDADYRGMLARLESTRS; translated from the coding sequence ATGTCAGGTTCCGCACCGAGCAGCCGCAGGGAAGGCGACGAAGCCGCACCGAGTGCTCCCGGGGTGATTCGCTGGGGAACGCTGGGCACGGGGTCCGCCGTGGTTCTCACGACCGTGCTGGTGCTCGCGGCGGGCAGAGGCGTCTACGCGGTACTGGGATACCCCGATCCGGGGGCGTTGACCAAACTGGGCGTCAACCTGCTGCGGTTGGTATTCGACCTCGCCGGGGCGTGCTGCCTGGGCGGGCTGGTGTTCGCCGCGTTCTTCACCGTCCCGCAACGCGGCGGGATGATCTCGCCGGACGGTTACGCGGCGCTACGGACGGCGGGTACGGCCGCGTGGTTCTGGGGCGTTGTCGGGTTGCTGCTCACGGTGTTCGACGCCGCCGACTCGGCGGGGCAGTCGGTCACCGACAGCCTGACGCCCGGCGCGTTGTCGGGGCTGTTGGAAGCACTGGACGTTCCGAAGGCGTGGCTGCTCTCCGCGCTGCTCGCGCTGGTACTGGCTGTCGCGTGCCGTTCGACGCTGCGGTGGCGCACCACGATCGGGCTGACCGTGCTGGCGGGGTTGACGCTGCTGCCTCCGGTGCTGGTCGGGCACTCCGCCTCCAACGGAGGACACGACTTCGCCTCCGACAGCATGGTCTTCCACGTGGTGGCGGCCGCGTTGTGGCTGGGAGTGCTGTTCGCCGTGCTCGCCCACGCTCGCAGGCGGGGAGCGAACCCGGAAATCGTGGCGCGGCGTTACCGGAAGCTCGCCGCGACGTGTTGGGGTGTGCTGGCGGTCTCCGGTGTCATCGGCTCGCTGATACTGGCACCGATCCGGATGTGGCTGGGCACCCAGTACGGGGCGCTGGTGCTGTGCAAGATCGGGCTCCTGCTGCTGGTGGGGCTGGTTTCGGTGCCGTTGCGACGTCGGATCACCCGGTCCGCGCTGGATCGCCACAGGGGGATGCTGCGCCTGGCCGGGGCCGAGCTGGCGCTGCTGCTGGCCACGGTGGGGATCTCGATGGGAATGGCGCACGTTCCGCCGCCCAACCTGCTCGATAGGGACGCCACCGCCATGGACCTGCTCATCGGCTACGACCTTCCGGAGTTTCCGAGCTTCTGGCAGCTGATCACCCAGTGGAGGTTCGACCTACTGCTGGGCACGGCCGCCGTGGTGCTGGCGGTGAGCTACCTGGCGGGGGTGCGCCGGTTGCGCGCGCACGGACAGCGTTGGCCGGTGGGGCGCACGGTGAGCTGGTTGGCGGGCTGCCTGGCGGTGCTGGTGGCCAGCTCCTCCGGGGTGGGAAGCTACGCACCTGCCACCTTCGGGGTGCACATGACGGCCCACCTGCTGCTCAACATGCTGGGCCCGGCCCTGCTCGTGCTGGGGACGCCGGTGAACCTGTGCCTGCGGGCACTACCTCGTGCACGCCGGGGTGAACCGTACGGACCGAGGGAATGGCTGCTCGGGATCGTGGACTCGCCCGTTTCGAGGTGGCTGAGTCACCCGGTGCTGGCCTCGCTGCTGCTGGTGGGCTCGCTCTACGCGCTGTACCCGACCGGCCTGTTCCAGCTGGTCATGCAGGAGCACTGGGCTCACACGATCATGAACGTCTATTTCCTGGGGAGCGGCTATCTGTGGTTCTGGTCGATACTCGGCATCGACCGCACCCCCCGTCGGGTGCCGCAGCTGGCACGACTGGGCGTGACGCTGGGCATGATGCCCGCTCTGGCCTTCTTCGGCGTGCTGGTGCTGAGCATGTCCGAGCCGATCGCGGGCAACTACTACCGCACGCTGGACCTGCCGTGGTCGGTGGATCCGATGGCCGCGCAGCAGGCGGGAGCGCTGATCGGCTGGCTCGGCGGTGAGGTTCCGCTGCTGCTGGTACTGGTCGTGCTGCTCCGGAAGTGGCACCGGGAGGAGGGCGACGATGACGACGCCGACTACCGGGGAATGCTCGCACGGCTGGAATCCACCAGGAGCTGA